Proteins from a genomic interval of Pseudomonas asplenii:
- a CDS encoding alpha/beta fold hydrolase, with amino-acid sequence MAYFKHDGCRLHYEEHGQGTPLLLVHGLGSSGQDWELQVPVLAEHYRLIVVDLRGHGRSDKPRERYSIAGFTADIVALIEHLQLGPTHLVGLSMGGMIGFQLAVDRPLLLRSLCVVNSAPEVKVRSPGDYWQWAKRWSLARLLSLKSIGKALGAMLFPKPEQADLRRKMAERWARNDKRAYLASFDAIVGWGVQERLSVIACPTLIVSADHDYTPVSLKQSYVKLIPDARLVVIADSRHATPLDQPTVFNRTLLDFLSAVETTPQDH; translated from the coding sequence ATGGCCTATTTCAAACACGATGGTTGCCGGCTGCATTATGAAGAGCATGGCCAGGGCACCCCGCTATTACTGGTTCACGGTCTGGGCTCCAGTGGCCAGGACTGGGAACTGCAGGTGCCGGTACTGGCCGAGCACTATCGGCTGATCGTTGTCGACCTGCGTGGCCATGGCCGCTCCGACAAGCCGCGAGAGCGCTACAGCATCGCCGGCTTCACCGCCGATATCGTCGCGCTGATCGAACACCTGCAATTGGGCCCGACGCACCTGGTCGGCCTGTCGATGGGGGGCATGATCGGTTTCCAACTGGCGGTCGATCGGCCGCTACTGCTGCGCAGCCTGTGCGTGGTCAACAGCGCGCCCGAGGTCAAGGTGCGCAGCCCCGGCGATTACTGGCAGTGGGCCAAGCGTTGGAGCCTGGCACGTCTGCTGAGCCTGAAGAGCATCGGCAAGGCCCTGGGCGCCATGCTGTTTCCCAAACCGGAACAGGCCGACCTGCGCCGCAAGATGGCCGAACGCTGGGCCAGGAACGACAAACGCGCCTATCTCGCCAGCTTTGACGCCATCGTCGGCTGGGGGGTGCAGGAACGACTGTCGGTGATTGCCTGTCCAACCCTGATCGTCAGTGCCGACCACGACTACACGCCGGTCTCACTCAAGCAAAGCTATGTCAAACTTATTCCCGATGCGCGACTGGTGGTTATCGCCGACTCCCGTCACGCTACCCCATTGGACCAACCCACGGTCTTCAACCGGACCCTGCTCGATTTTCTGAGCGCAGTCGAAACCACCCCTCAGGATCACTGA
- a CDS encoding FMN-dependent NADH-azoreductase: MSRVLIIESSARQQDSISRQLTQQFISQWKAAHPADEITVRDLAKSPVPHLDINLLGGWIKPQEQRSEIEQASLERSNELTDELLAADVLVLAAPMYNFAIPSTLKAWLDHVLRAGVTFKYTDTGPQGLLTGKQAYVLTARGGLYAGGTQDHQEPYLRQVLAFIGIHDVNFIHAEGLNMGGDFHEKGLNQAKARLAQIA; encoded by the coding sequence ATGTCCCGCGTACTGATCATCGAAAGCAGCGCCCGCCAGCAGGATTCGATTTCCCGCCAACTGACCCAGCAATTCATCAGCCAGTGGAAAGCCGCGCACCCCGCTGACGAAATCACCGTGCGTGACCTGGCGAAGAGCCCGGTGCCCCACCTGGACATCAACCTGCTGGGCGGCTGGATTAAGCCGCAAGAACAGCGCAGCGAGATCGAACAGGCGTCCCTGGAACGTTCCAATGAACTGACCGACGAGTTGCTGGCTGCGGATGTGCTGGTACTGGCCGCGCCGATGTACAACTTCGCCATCCCCAGCACGCTCAAGGCCTGGCTGGACCACGTATTGCGTGCCGGCGTGACCTTCAAGTACACCGACACCGGCCCGCAGGGTCTGCTGACCGGCAAGCAAGCCTACGTCCTGACCGCCCGTGGCGGGCTGTATGCCGGTGGCACCCAGGATCACCAGGAACCCTACCTGCGCCAGGTGCTGGCCTTCATCGGCATCCATGACGTGAACTTCATCCATGCCGAAGGCCTGAACATGGGCGGTGACTTCCATGAGAAGGGTCTGAACCAGGCCAAAGCCCGCCTGGCCCAGATTGCCTGA
- a CDS encoding peptidylprolyl isomerase A, which yields MLKKIALFTGSVLFAANLMAATEAAKAPHVLLETTNGSIEIELDPVKAPISTKNFLSYVDSGFYNNTIFHRVIPGFMVQGGGFTAQMNQKPTKEPIRNEASNGLHNVRGTLAMARTSDPNSATSQFFINVKDNDFLDPGRDAGYAVFGKVVKGMDVVDIIVNSQTTSKGGMSDVPADPVFIKSAKRID from the coding sequence ATGCTGAAAAAAATTGCCCTGTTCACCGGCTCCGTCCTGTTCGCCGCCAACCTGATGGCCGCCACCGAGGCGGCCAAGGCCCCGCACGTGCTGCTGGAGACCACCAACGGCAGCATCGAAATCGAACTGGACCCGGTCAAGGCGCCGATCAGTACCAAGAACTTCCTGTCCTACGTCGACAGCGGCTTCTACAACAACACGATCTTCCACCGGGTGATTCCAGGCTTCATGGTTCAGGGCGGCGGTTTCACTGCGCAGATGAATCAGAAGCCGACCAAGGAACCGATCAGGAACGAAGCCAGCAACGGCCTGCACAACGTGCGTGGCACCCTGGCCATGGCCCGCACCTCGGACCCGAACTCGGCCACCAGCCAGTTCTTCATCAACGTCAAGGACAACGACTTCCTCGACCCGGGCCGCGATGCCGGCTACGCGGTGTTCGGCAAGGTGGTCAAGGGCATGGACGTGGTCGATATCATCGTCAACTCGCAGACCACCAGCAAAGGCGGGATGTCGGACGTGCCGGCGGACCCGGTGTTCATCAAGTCGGCCAAGCGCATCGACTAA
- a CDS encoding carboxylate/amino acid/amine transporter: protein MGYLLFVTLIQAFSFSLIGEYLAGHVDSYFAVLVRVLLAGLVFIPLTRWRQVEPAFMRGMLLIGALQFGVTYVCLYLSFRVLTVPEVLLFTILTPLHVTLIEDALNRRFNSWALVAALVAIGGAAVIRYDRINPDFFMGFLLLQLANFTYAAGQVLYKHLVARHPSDLPHYRRFGYFYLGALAVALPAFLLFGKANYLPEAPLQWGVLVFLGLVSTALGLYWWNKGACLVNGGTLAVMNNLHVPVGLLINLLIWNQHEDLGRLFLGGGVILAAVWISRFGVRRL from the coding sequence ATGGGTTACCTGCTTTTCGTTACGCTGATCCAGGCGTTTTCCTTCAGCCTGATTGGCGAGTATCTGGCCGGTCACGTCGACAGCTACTTTGCCGTGCTGGTGCGGGTGTTGCTGGCCGGGCTGGTCTTTATCCCGCTGACCCGCTGGCGTCAGGTGGAACCGGCGTTCATGCGCGGCATGCTACTGATCGGCGCCTTGCAGTTTGGCGTGACTTACGTCTGCCTTTACCTGAGCTTCCGGGTATTGACGGTGCCGGAAGTGCTGCTGTTCACGATTCTTACGCCGTTGCACGTGACCCTGATCGAAGACGCCCTGAACCGGCGCTTCAATTCCTGGGCCCTGGTCGCGGCGCTGGTCGCGATCGGTGGTGCGGCGGTGATCCGCTACGACCGGATCAACCCGGACTTCTTCATGGGGTTTTTGCTGCTGCAGCTGGCCAACTTCACCTATGCCGCCGGCCAGGTGCTCTACAAACACCTGGTGGCGCGCCACCCCAGCGACCTGCCGCATTACCGGCGTTTCGGCTATTTCTACCTGGGCGCACTGGCGGTGGCGTTGCCGGCTTTCCTGCTGTTCGGCAAGGCCAACTACCTGCCGGAAGCTCCGTTGCAGTGGGGCGTACTGGTGTTCCTCGGACTGGTCAGCACCGCGTTGGGCCTGTACTGGTGGAACAAGGGGGCGTGCCTGGTCAACGGTGGCACCCTGGCGGTGATGAACAACTTGCACGTCCCGGTGGGGCTGCTGATCAACCTGCTGATCTGGAATCAGCACGAAGACCTGGGACGGCTGTTCCTGGGCGGCGGGGTGATTCTCGCGGCAGTGTGGATCAGTCGCTTCGGTGTTCGTCGTCTCTGA
- a CDS encoding LysR family transcriptional regulator, with product MKAPRVTLDQWRTLQAVVDHGGFAQAAEALHRSQSSVSYTVARMQDQLGVPLLRIDGRKAVLTEAGEVLLRRSRQLVKQASQLEDLAHHMEQGWEAEVRLVVDAAYPNARLVRALTAFMPQSRGCRVRLREEVLSGVEEVLLEGIADLAISGFNIPGYLGTEMSAVEFVAVAHPEHALHRLQRQLTFQDLESQLQVVIRDSGRQQPRDVGWLGAEQRWTVGSLATAASFVGNGLGFAWLPRHLIEREIREGLLKQLPLDQGGSRHPTFYLYSNKDKPLGPATQILVELLRTFDTAPLDAPFAAPLQA from the coding sequence TTGAAAGCGCCCCGCGTGACCCTCGATCAATGGCGAACGCTGCAGGCCGTGGTCGATCACGGTGGCTTCGCCCAGGCGGCCGAAGCCCTGCATCGCTCGCAGTCATCCGTCAGCTATACCGTGGCCCGCATGCAGGATCAGCTCGGCGTGCCGCTGTTGCGCATCGACGGGCGCAAAGCGGTGCTCACCGAAGCCGGCGAGGTGCTGTTGCGGCGCTCGCGGCAACTGGTGAAGCAGGCCAGCCAGCTCGAAGACCTGGCCCACCACATGGAGCAGGGTTGGGAGGCCGAGGTGCGCCTGGTGGTCGACGCTGCCTACCCCAACGCCCGGCTGGTACGTGCCCTGACCGCGTTCATGCCGCAGAGCCGTGGTTGCCGGGTGCGGCTGCGCGAAGAGGTGCTGTCCGGGGTCGAGGAGGTGCTGCTAGAAGGCATTGCCGACCTGGCCATCAGCGGCTTCAATATCCCCGGCTACCTGGGTACCGAAATGAGTGCGGTGGAATTCGTCGCCGTCGCCCACCCGGAACATGCCCTGCATCGCCTGCAACGGCAATTGACCTTCCAGGACCTGGAAAGCCAACTGCAAGTGGTGATCCGCGACTCCGGCCGCCAGCAGCCACGGGATGTCGGCTGGCTCGGCGCCGAGCAGCGCTGGACCGTCGGCAGCCTGGCCACCGCCGCCAGCTTCGTCGGCAATGGCCTGGGCTTCGCCTGGCTGCCGCGCCACCTGATCGAACGGGAAATCCGCGAAGGCCTGCTCAAGCAACTCCCCTTGGACCAGGGCGGCAGCCGCCACCCGACGTTCTACCTGTACTCGAACAAGGACAAACCCCTGGGGCCGGCCACGCAGATCCTCGTCGAACTGCTGCGTACCTTCGATACCGCACCGCTGGATGCGCCGTTCGCCGCCCCGCTGCAAGCCTGA
- a CDS encoding aldehyde dehydrogenase (NADP(+)), whose protein sequence is MNARTGHNFINGARSAKGHSRLHSFDAHTGEELPGFFIEATQEEVDAAARAAASAYQPYRTLAASRRADFLDAIADELDALGEAFITTVCRETALPVARIQGERARTSGQMRLFAKVLRRGDFFGARIDRALPDRQPLPRPDLRQYHIGIGPVAVFGASNFPLAFSTAGGDTAAALAAGCPVVFKAHPGHMATAEWVALAILRAAEQTHMPVGVFNMIYGGTVGAWLVQHPAIKAVGFTGSLKGGRALCDMAAARPEPIPVFAEMSSVNPVLLLPEALKARGSKVAAELGASVTQGAGQFCTKPGLVIALRSPEFDGFLKELTQLINAQPTQTMLNAGGLCNYADGLVHLHDHPHIHHRAGHPQEGGQAHPQLFEADVELLINHDELLQHEVFGPVVIVVAVNDRQQLEQALQGLQGQLTATLIADAADLDEFAELIPLLEMKAGRLLLNGYPTGVEVCDAMVHGGPYPATSDARGSSVGTLAINRFLRPICYQNYPDSLLPDALKDANPLNILRCVDGTSTYQAITRP, encoded by the coding sequence TCGAGGCTACACAGGAGGAAGTGGACGCGGCCGCTCGGGCCGCGGCCAGCGCTTACCAGCCTTACCGCACCCTTGCGGCGAGTCGACGCGCCGACTTTCTTGACGCCATTGCCGATGAACTCGACGCGTTGGGAGAAGCGTTCATCACCACGGTCTGCCGCGAAACAGCACTGCCCGTGGCGCGAATTCAAGGTGAACGCGCCCGTACCAGCGGCCAGATGAGATTGTTCGCCAAGGTGCTCAGACGCGGTGATTTCTTCGGCGCACGCATCGACCGCGCCCTGCCCGATCGCCAGCCTCTGCCTCGTCCCGACCTGCGTCAATACCATATCGGCATCGGCCCGGTCGCGGTCTTCGGCGCCAGTAATTTCCCGCTGGCCTTCTCCACTGCCGGCGGAGATACCGCTGCCGCGCTGGCGGCGGGTTGCCCGGTGGTGTTCAAGGCACACCCCGGCCACATGGCCACCGCTGAATGGGTTGCCCTGGCCATCCTCCGTGCTGCCGAACAGACGCACATGCCGGTCGGCGTCTTCAACATGATTTACGGAGGCACCGTCGGTGCCTGGCTGGTGCAGCATCCGGCCATCAAGGCGGTGGGCTTCACCGGCTCGCTCAAAGGTGGTCGGGCACTGTGTGATATGGCGGCGGCGCGACCCGAACCTATTCCGGTGTTCGCCGAAATGTCCAGCGTCAACCCGGTACTGCTGCTGCCAGAGGCGCTTAAAGCCCGCGGTAGCAAGGTGGCAGCCGAACTGGGTGCATCCGTCACCCAGGGTGCCGGGCAATTCTGCACCAAGCCGGGACTGGTGATCGCCCTCCGTTCCCCCGAGTTCGATGGGTTCCTGAAAGAACTCACGCAACTGATCAACGCCCAGCCGACACAGACAATGCTCAACGCCGGCGGGCTCTGCAATTACGCTGATGGTCTTGTCCACTTGCACGATCATCCGCATATCCACCACCGCGCGGGGCATCCTCAAGAGGGTGGCCAGGCTCATCCACAGCTGTTCGAAGCCGATGTCGAGCTACTGATCAACCATGACGAACTGCTTCAACACGAGGTCTTTGGACCCGTCGTTATCGTCGTCGCGGTGAACGACCGGCAGCAACTGGAACAGGCCCTGCAAGGTTTGCAGGGCCAACTGACCGCGACATTGATCGCCGACGCTGCGGATCTGGATGAATTTGCCGAACTGATTCCGCTGCTGGAGATGAAGGCCGGCCGCCTGTTGCTCAATGGCTACCCAACCGGTGTGGAAGTGTGCGACGCCATGGTTCATGGCGGCCCCTACCCGGCCACTTCGGATGCTCGCGGCTCGTCTGTGGGAACGCTTGCGATCAACCGTTTCCTGCGGCCGATCTGCTACCAGAACTATCCGGACAGCCTGCTTCCCGATGCATTGAAAGACGCCAACCCGCTGAATATCCTGCGCTGTGTGGATGGCACCAGTACCTACCAGGCCATAACCAGGCCATAG